In one window of Rhodopseudomonas palustris HaA2 DNA:
- the urtB gene encoding urea ABC transporter permease subunit UrtB — MLSRLLFAAVALVVLHVATQPALAGPYEDAVAQFAAGSFSDTEEAIGRLVASAHPRAATIIVALQDGRLFADPDAKTVFIKAGDGAISNAVTGEAVAALPAKAEAVRLNNKLRRAVSGAMAGLTLLSPDLTKRIQAAQSVFKTHDETMLPTVETALQAEKNAAARQAFAEARASILLFKTDASDVDKLDAIATLKARGDQEAMALLTGVPGGQSAAVASGIASAKAAIERNLALWSMVQNAWYGLSLGSVLLLAAIGLAITFGVMGVINMAHGEMVMLGAYTTFVVQETIRTSYPALFDYSLLIAVPLAFLVAGAIGVLIERSVIRFLYGRPLETLLATWGLSLILQQAVRTLFGPTNREVGNPSWMSGAFELGQITITYNRLWILCFTLAVFVILLAMLRYTALGLEMRAVTQNRRMAASMGIATSRVDALTFGLGSGIAGIAGVALSQIDNVSPNLGQSYIIDSFMVVVFGGVGNLWGTLVGAFTLGIANKFLEPVAGAVLAKIAILVLIILFIQKRPRGLFALKGRAVEA, encoded by the coding sequence TTGCTGTCGCGCCTGTTATTCGCCGCCGTCGCGCTCGTTGTGCTTCATGTCGCGACCCAGCCGGCGCTGGCCGGTCCCTATGAGGATGCCGTCGCGCAGTTCGCCGCGGGTTCGTTCTCCGACACCGAGGAAGCGATCGGCAGACTGGTCGCGTCGGCACATCCGCGCGCCGCCACCATCATCGTCGCGCTGCAGGACGGTCGATTGTTCGCCGACCCCGACGCCAAGACCGTGTTCATCAAGGCCGGGGACGGCGCGATCAGCAATGCGGTGACCGGCGAGGCCGTTGCCGCGCTGCCGGCGAAGGCCGAGGCGGTTCGCCTCAACAACAAGCTGCGTCGCGCGGTGTCCGGCGCGATGGCCGGGCTGACGCTGCTGTCGCCGGATCTGACCAAGCGCATCCAGGCGGCGCAGTCGGTGTTCAAGACCCACGACGAGACCATGCTGCCGACGGTCGAGACCGCGCTGCAGGCCGAGAAAAACGCCGCCGCCCGACAGGCCTTCGCCGAGGCGCGCGCGTCGATCCTGCTGTTCAAAACGGACGCCTCCGACGTCGACAAGCTCGACGCCATCGCCACCCTCAAGGCGCGCGGCGATCAGGAGGCGATGGCGCTCCTGACCGGTGTGCCGGGCGGGCAGAGCGCGGCGGTGGCGAGCGGCATCGCATCCGCCAAGGCCGCGATCGAGCGCAATCTGGCGCTGTGGTCGATGGTGCAGAACGCCTGGTACGGGCTGTCGCTCGGCTCGGTGCTGCTGCTGGCCGCGATCGGCCTCGCCATCACCTTCGGGGTGATGGGCGTGATCAATATGGCGCATGGCGAGATGGTGATGCTCGGCGCCTACACCACCTTCGTGGTGCAGGAGACCATCCGCACCTCCTATCCGGCGCTGTTCGACTATTCGCTGCTGATCGCGGTGCCGCTGGCCTTCCTGGTTGCGGGCGCGATCGGCGTGCTGATCGAGCGCAGCGTGATCCGCTTCCTCTACGGTCGCCCGCTGGAGACGCTGCTGGCGACCTGGGGCCTGTCGCTGATTCTGCAGCAGGCGGTGCGCACGCTGTTCGGCCCGACCAATCGCGAGGTCGGCAATCCGTCCTGGATGAGCGGCGCGTTCGAGCTCGGCCAGATTACCATCACCTATAACCGGCTGTGGATTCTGTGCTTCACGCTCGCCGTGTTCGTCATTCTCTTGGCGATGCTGCGCTACACCGCGCTTGGCCTCGAAATGCGCGCGGTGACACAGAACCGCCGGATGGCGGCGTCGATGGGCATCGCCACCTCACGGGTCGATGCGCTGACCTTCGGATTGGGTTCCGGCATCGCCGGCATCGCCGGGGTGGCGCTGTCGCAGATCGATAACGTCAGCCCCAATCTCGGCCAGAGCTACATCATCGACTCTTTCATGGTCGTGGTGTTCGGCGGCGTCGGCAATCTGTGGGGCACGCTGGTCGGTGCCTTCACGCTCGGCATCGCCAATAAATTCCTGGAGCCGGTCGCCGGCGCGGTGCTGGCCAAGATCGCGATCCTGGTGCTGATCATCCTGTTCATCCAGAAACGCCCCCGCGGCCTGTTCGCGCTCAAGGGCAGGGCGGTGGAGGCATGA
- the urtC gene encoding urea ABC transporter permease subunit UrtC — MTPHILTRSLNRSATIFLLVLAVVGVLLPLSNLLLPEGSLLHVPTYLISLFGKYVCYALLALSIDLIWGYCGILSLGHGAFFALGGYAMGMYLMRQIGDRGVYANPVLPDFMVFLNYKELPWYWHGFDMFWFAALMVLVVPGLLAFCFGWLAFRSRVTGVYLSIITQAMTYALLLAFFRNDFGFGGNNGLTDFKDILGFNVQADGTRAALFVLSCLALGIGFLICRAVVTSKLGKVLIAIRDAESRTRFLGYRVESYKLFVFTLSACMAGVAGALYVPQVGIINPGEFAPANSIEAVIWVAVGGRGTLVGAALGAIVVNYAKTVFTSGPLAPYWLFMLGALFVLVTLLLPKGIIGTFNAWWEGRKEEGAERDKAQRDSGIAAAADSAAREDGVIEPTMVKR, encoded by the coding sequence ATGACCCCGCACATCCTCACCCGCTCGCTCAATCGCAGCGCGACGATTTTCCTGCTGGTGCTCGCCGTGGTCGGCGTGCTGCTGCCGCTGTCGAATCTGCTGCTGCCGGAAGGCTCGCTGCTGCACGTGCCGACCTATCTGATCTCGCTGTTCGGCAAATATGTCTGCTACGCGCTGCTAGCGCTATCGATCGACCTGATCTGGGGCTATTGCGGCATCCTCTCGCTCGGCCACGGCGCGTTCTTCGCGCTCGGCGGCTACGCCATGGGGATGTATCTGATGCGCCAGATCGGCGATCGCGGCGTCTATGCCAATCCGGTGCTGCCGGACTTCATGGTGTTCCTGAACTACAAGGAACTGCCGTGGTACTGGCACGGCTTCGACATGTTCTGGTTCGCCGCGCTGATGGTGCTGGTGGTGCCGGGCCTCTTGGCGTTCTGCTTCGGCTGGCTGGCGTTCCGCTCGCGCGTCACCGGCGTGTATCTGTCGATCATCACCCAGGCGATGACCTACGCGCTGCTGCTCGCGTTCTTCCGCAACGATTTCGGTTTCGGCGGCAACAACGGCCTGACCGACTTCAAGGACATCCTCGGCTTCAACGTTCAGGCCGACGGCACCCGCGCCGCGCTGTTCGTGCTGAGTTGTCTCGCGCTCGGCATCGGCTTCCTGATCTGCCGCGCGGTGGTGACCTCCAAGCTCGGCAAGGTGCTGATCGCGATCCGCGACGCGGAATCGCGCACGCGGTTCCTCGGCTACCGCGTCGAATCCTACAAGTTGTTCGTGTTCACGCTGTCGGCCTGCATGGCCGGCGTCGCCGGCGCGCTGTATGTGCCTCAAGTGGGGATCATCAATCCGGGTGAATTCGCTCCGGCGAACTCGATCGAGGCGGTGATCTGGGTCGCGGTCGGCGGCCGCGGCACGCTGGTCGGCGCGGCGCTCGGCGCCATCGTGGTCAACTACGCCAAGACGGTGTTCACCTCCGGCCCCTTGGCGCCGTACTGGCTGTTCATGCTCGGCGCGCTGTTCGTGCTGGTGACGCTGCTGCTGCCCAAGGGGATCATCGGCACCTTCAACGCCTGGTGGGAAGGCCGCAAGGAGGAGGGCGCGGAGAGAGACAAGGCGCAGCGCGACAGCGGGATCGCCGCCGCAGCCGACAGTGCTGCGCGCGAGGACGGCGTGATCGAACCGACCATGGTGAAGCGATGA
- the urtD gene encoding urea ABC transporter ATP-binding protein UrtD produces the protein MSLLETRTTSAMLYLDGVHVSFDGFHAINNLSLTLEPGEMRAIIGPNGAGKTTMMDIITGKTKPDKGEVVFDGTVDLTKLDETRIATLGIGRKFQKPTVFESQTIEDNLLLALNVDHRVRGTLFWRRSEPESKRIDRVLEIIKLGDARDRLAGSLSHGQKQWLEIGMLLAQDPKLLLVDEPVAGMTDVETHQTAELLKEINSHDKTVVVVEHDMTFVRELGVKVTCLHEGTVLAEGSIDDVSANERVVEVYLGR, from the coding sequence ATGAGCCTGCTGGAAACCCGCACCACCTCGGCGATGCTGTATCTCGACGGCGTCCACGTCTCGTTCGACGGCTTCCACGCCATCAACAATCTGTCGCTGACGCTCGAGCCCGGCGAGATGCGCGCCATCATCGGCCCGAACGGCGCCGGCAAGACCACGATGATGGACATCATCACCGGCAAGACCAAGCCGGACAAAGGCGAGGTGGTGTTCGACGGCACGGTGGATCTGACCAAGCTCGACGAGACCCGGATCGCCACGCTCGGCATCGGCCGCAAATTCCAGAAGCCGACGGTGTTCGAAAGCCAGACCATCGAGGACAATCTGCTGCTGGCGCTCAATGTCGATCACCGCGTCCGCGGCACGCTGTTCTGGCGGCGCAGCGAGCCCGAGAGCAAGCGGATCGACCGCGTGCTGGAGATCATCAAGCTCGGCGACGCGCGCGACCGGCTCGCCGGCTCGCTGTCGCACGGCCAGAAGCAATGGCTCGAAATCGGCATGCTGCTGGCGCAGGACCCGAAACTGTTACTGGTCGACGAGCCGGTGGCCGGCATGACCGACGTCGAGACCCATCAGACCGCCGAACTCCTGAAAGAGATCAACAGCCACGACAAGACCGTCGTGGTGGTCGAGCACGACATGACCTTCGTGCGCGAACTCGGCGTCAAGGTGACGTGCCTGCACGAAGGCACCGTGCTGGCGGAAGGAAGCATCGACGACGTCTCGGCGAACGAGCGTGTCGTCGAAGTGTATCTGGGGCGGTGA
- the urtE gene encoding urea ABC transporter ATP-binding subunit UrtE, translated as MLNVDNISLYYGAAQALRGVSIAAEPGKVTCVLGRNGVGKTSLLRAMVGQQPIASGSITFDGADISQLKPYERARRGISLVPQGREIFPLLTVEENLKTGYAPLKRADKSIPDDVFSLFPVLNSMLGRRGGDLSGGQQQQLAIGRALVMRPKLLLLDEPTEGIQPSIIKDIGRAISYLRSLGNIAIVLVEQYLDFACELGDSFAVMDRGAVKYTCDRATLDPAEISRQMAL; from the coding sequence ATGCTGAACGTGGACAACATCAGCCTGTATTACGGCGCGGCGCAGGCACTCCGCGGGGTGTCGATCGCCGCCGAACCCGGCAAGGTCACCTGCGTGCTCGGCCGCAACGGTGTCGGCAAGACCAGCCTGTTGCGCGCGATGGTCGGCCAGCAGCCGATCGCGTCCGGGTCGATCACCTTCGACGGCGCCGACATCTCGCAGCTGAAGCCTTATGAGCGGGCGCGGCGCGGCATCTCGCTGGTGCCGCAGGGGCGCGAGATCTTTCCGCTGCTCACCGTCGAGGAAAATCTCAAGACCGGATACGCGCCGCTGAAGCGCGCCGACAAGTCGATCCCCGACGACGTGTTCTCGCTGTTTCCCGTGCTGAATTCGATGCTGGGCCGGCGCGGCGGCGACCTCTCCGGCGGGCAACAACAGCAATTGGCGATCGGCCGCGCGCTGGTGATGCGGCCGAAGCTGCTGTTGCTCGACGAGCCGACCGAGGGCATCCAGCCCTCGATCATCAAGGACATCGGTCGGGCGATTTCCTATTTGCGCAGCCTCGGCAACATCGCCATTGTGCTGGTCGAGCAATATCTCGATTTCGCCTGCGAACTCGGCGACAGCTTTGCGGTGATGGATCGCGGCGCAGTGAAATACACCTGCGACCGCGCCACCCTCGACCCCGCCGAGATCAGCCGGCAGATGGCGTTGTAG
- a CDS encoding urease accessory protein UreD gives MIQAETSAADSAVFAGNRAQGAVRFDVRAVDGVTRRGQLHESGSLRVRFPSPEQQGLSAVLVNTAGGIAGGDRFGVDIAVGESARLTLTTAAAEKIYRSHGPAAQLDIALQVAEGGHLAWLPQETILFDQARVERRIDIDLAAGASLLLCESVIFGRSAMGETMRSGRFTDRWRLRIGGKLVFAETVRLDGDIGALLGRPAVAKGGVAIGTALIAPGDAALVARLREDADGFGAEVGITAWNGIAMARFCAQDAAKLRADMMAVLRRAAGRALPRLWLG, from the coding sequence ATGATCCAGGCCGAAACCAGTGCGGCCGACTCCGCGGTGTTCGCCGGCAACCGCGCGCAGGGCGCGGTGCGGTTCGACGTCCGCGCCGTCGACGGCGTCACGCGGCGCGGGCAGTTGCACGAATCCGGCTCGCTGCGCGTCCGCTTTCCGTCACCCGAGCAGCAGGGCCTCTCGGCCGTGCTGGTCAATACCGCGGGCGGCATCGCCGGCGGTGATCGCTTCGGCGTCGACATCGCGGTCGGCGAAAGCGCGCGGCTGACGTTGACCACCGCCGCCGCCGAGAAGATCTACCGCTCGCACGGCCCGGCGGCGCAGCTCGACATCGCGTTGCAGGTCGCCGAGGGCGGTCATCTGGCGTGGCTGCCGCAGGAAACCATCCTGTTCGACCAGGCCCGGGTCGAGCGCCGCATCGACATCGATCTCGCCGCCGGCGCCTCGCTGCTGCTGTGCGAATCCGTGATCTTCGGCCGCTCGGCGATGGGCGAGACGATGCGCAGCGGCCGTTTCACCGATCGCTGGCGGCTGCGGATCGGCGGCAAACTGGTGTTCGCCGAAACCGTTCGGCTCGACGGCGACATCGGCGCATTGCTGGGCCGGCCGGCGGTGGCGAAGGGCGGCGTCGCCATCGGCACCGCGCTGATCGCGCCCGGCGATGCCGCGCTGGTCGCGCGGCTGCGCGAGGATGCGGACGGCTTCGGTGCAGAGGTCGGCATCACCGCCTGGAATGGAATTGCAATGGCGCGGTTCTGCGCTCAAGATGCGGCCAAGCTGCGCGCCGACATGATGGCGGTGCTGCGCCGCGCCGCCGGCCGCGCGCTGCCGCGGCTGTGGCTCGGTTAG
- a CDS encoding urease subunit gamma, whose amino-acid sequence MNLSPREKDKLLVSMAAMVARRRLERGVKLNHPEAIALISDFIVEGARDGRTVAELMQAGAEVITREQCMDGIAEMIHDIQVEATFPDGTKLVTVHQPIR is encoded by the coding sequence ATGAATCTCTCCCCCCGCGAAAAGGACAAGCTGCTGGTGTCGATGGCGGCGATGGTGGCGCGCCGCAGGCTGGAGCGCGGCGTCAAGCTCAACCATCCCGAGGCGATCGCGCTGATCTCCGATTTCATCGTCGAGGGCGCCCGCGACGGCCGCACCGTCGCCGAATTGATGCAGGCCGGCGCGGAAGTCATCACCCGCGAGCAGTGCATGGACGGCATCGCCGAGATGATCCACGACATCCAGGTCGAGGCGACGTTCCCGGACGGCACCAAGCTCGTCACCGTGCACCAGCCGATCAGGTGA
- a CDS encoding urease subunit beta: MIPGELLIEDGEIELNAGRATVTLSVANTGDRPIQVGSHYHFFETNPALRFDRDKARGMRLDIAAGTAVRFEPGQTRDVQLVALAGKRVVYGFRGDVMGKL; the protein is encoded by the coding sequence ATGATCCCCGGTGAACTGTTGATCGAAGACGGCGAGATCGAACTCAATGCCGGCCGCGCCACGGTGACGCTGAGCGTCGCCAACACCGGCGACCGGCCGATCCAGGTCGGCTCGCATTATCATTTCTTCGAAACCAACCCGGCGCTCCGCTTCGACCGCGACAAAGCCCGCGGCATGCGGCTCGACATCGCCGCCGGCACCGCGGTCCGCTTCGAGCCCGGCCAGACCCGCGACGTGCAACTCGTGGCGCTCGCGGGCAAGCGCGTCGTCTACGGCTTCCGCGGCGACGTGATGGGCAAGCTGTAG
- a CDS encoding HD domain-containing protein, which produces MTDLVLVSRAADFAARCHAGQRRKGAAKEPYVNHLAEVAELLAVATDGSDAALVAAGWLHDTVEDSGTTRDELIEQFGDDVAALVIECTDDKTLPKAERKRLQIEHAPHLSGRARMVKLADKISNLRSLIFSPPDDWERERLIDYLDWADRVVAGCRGVNGYLERIYDETASSGRAVL; this is translated from the coding sequence ATGACCGACCTCGTTCTCGTCTCCCGCGCCGCCGATTTCGCCGCGCGGTGCCATGCCGGGCAGCGCCGCAAGGGCGCGGCGAAGGAGCCCTACGTCAATCATCTCGCCGAAGTCGCCGAGCTGCTGGCGGTGGCGACCGACGGCTCCGACGCAGCGCTGGTCGCGGCCGGCTGGCTGCACGACACCGTCGAGGATTCCGGCACGACCCGCGACGAATTGATCGAGCAGTTCGGCGACGACGTCGCCGCGCTGGTGATCGAATGCACCGACGACAAGACGTTGCCGAAGGCCGAGCGCAAGCGGCTGCAGATCGAGCACGCGCCGCATCTGAGCGGCCGGGCGCGGATGGTCAAGCTCGCCGACAAGATCAGCAATCTGCGTTCGCTGATCTTCTCGCCGCCCGACGATTGGGAGCGCGAGCGGCTGATCGACTATCTCGATTGGGCCGACCGGGTCGTCGCCGGCTGCCGCGGCGTCAACGGTTATCTCGAACGCATCTACGACGAAACCGCCTCGTCCGGGAGGGCCGTGTTGTGA
- the ureC gene encoding urease subunit alpha, whose protein sequence is MSTRISRSVYADMFGPTTGDRVRLADTDLIIEVEKDYTTYGEEVKFGGGKVIRDGMGQSQVTNKDGAADTVITNAVVVDHWGIVKADVAIKAGMIHAIGKAGNPDIQPNVDIIIGPGTDIIAGEGKILTAGGFDSHIHFICPQQIEHALMSGVTTMLGGGTGPSHGTFATTCTPGPWHIGRMIQSFDAFPVNLGISGKGNAALPGALIEMVEGGACALKLHEDWGTTPAAIDNCLTVADDHDVQVMIHSDTLNESGFVEDTIKAFKGRTIHAFHTEGAGGGHAPDIIKVAGLANVLPSSTNPTRPFTRNTIDEHLDMLMVCHHLDPSIAEDLAFAESRIRKETIAAEDILHDLGALSMMSSDSQAMGRLGEVIIRTWQTADKMKKQRGSLPQDSSRNDNFRVKRYIAKYTINPSIAHGVSKLIGSVETGKMADLVLWSPAFFGVKPDCIIKAGMIVAAPMGDPNASIPTPQPVHYQPMFGAYGRALTASSVVFTSQAAAAGPLARDLGIAKALYPVSNVRGGISKKSMIHNDATPTIEVDPETYEVRADGELLTCAPAEVLPMAQRYFMY, encoded by the coding sequence GTGAGCACCAGAATCTCGCGTTCCGTCTATGCCGACATGTTCGGTCCGACCACCGGCGACCGCGTCCGGCTCGCCGACACCGATCTGATCATCGAGGTCGAGAAGGACTACACGACCTATGGCGAGGAGGTGAAGTTCGGCGGCGGCAAGGTGATCCGCGACGGCATGGGGCAGAGCCAGGTCACCAACAAGGACGGCGCCGCCGACACGGTCATCACCAACGCGGTGGTCGTCGATCACTGGGGCATCGTCAAGGCCGACGTCGCGATCAAGGCCGGCATGATTCATGCGATCGGCAAGGCCGGCAATCCGGACATCCAGCCCAATGTCGATATCATCATCGGGCCGGGCACCGATATCATCGCCGGCGAGGGCAAGATCCTCACCGCCGGCGGCTTCGACAGCCACATCCATTTCATCTGCCCGCAGCAGATCGAGCACGCGCTGATGAGCGGCGTCACCACGATGCTCGGCGGCGGCACCGGCCCGTCGCACGGCACCTTCGCGACGACGTGCACGCCGGGGCCGTGGCACATCGGCCGGATGATTCAGTCGTTCGATGCCTTTCCGGTCAATCTCGGCATTTCCGGCAAGGGCAACGCGGCGCTGCCCGGCGCGCTGATCGAGATGGTCGAGGGCGGCGCCTGCGCGCTGAAGCTGCACGAGGACTGGGGCACGACGCCGGCGGCGATCGACAACTGCCTCACCGTCGCCGACGATCACGACGTGCAGGTGATGATCCATTCCGACACGCTGAACGAGTCGGGCTTCGTCGAGGACACCATCAAGGCGTTCAAGGGCCGCACCATCCACGCCTTCCACACCGAAGGCGCCGGCGGCGGTCACGCGCCGGACATCATCAAGGTCGCCGGCCTGGCGAACGTGCTGCCGTCGTCGACCAATCCGACCCGGCCGTTCACCCGCAACACCATCGACGAGCATCTCGACATGCTGATGGTGTGCCACCATCTCGATCCGTCGATCGCCGAAGATCTGGCCTTCGCCGAGAGTCGCATCCGCAAGGAGACGATCGCGGCGGAGGATATTCTTCACGACCTCGGCGCGCTGTCGATGATGTCGTCGGACAGTCAGGCGATGGGCCGGCTCGGCGAAGTCATCATCCGCACCTGGCAGACCGCCGACAAGATGAAGAAGCAGCGCGGAAGCCTGCCGCAGGACTCGTCGCGCAATGATAATTTCCGGGTCAAGCGCTACATCGCCAAGTACACCATCAATCCGTCGATCGCGCATGGCGTGTCGAAGCTGATCGGTTCGGTCGAGACCGGCAAGATGGCGGATCTGGTGCTGTGGTCGCCGGCGTTCTTCGGCGTCAAGCCGGATTGCATCATCAAGGCGGGCATGATCGTGGCGGCGCCGATGGGCGATCCCAACGCCTCGATCCCGACGCCGCAGCCGGTGCACTACCAGCCGATGTTCGGCGCCTATGGCCGCGCGCTCACCGCGTCGTCGGTGGTGTTCACCTCGCAGGCCGCCGCGGCCGGCCCTCTCGCGCGCGACCTCGGCATCGCCAAGGCGCTGTATCCGGTCAGCAATGTCCGTGGCGGCATCTCGAAGAAGAGCATGATCCACAACGACGCCACGCCGACCATCGAGGTCGATCCCGAAACCTACGAAGTCCGCGCCGACGGCGAACTCCTGACCTGCGCCCCCGCCGAAGTGCTGCCGATGGCGCAGCGCTACTTCATGTACTGA
- a CDS encoding YciI family protein: protein MRFMMLMIPKGYETAAPGEMPEADAVAAMMKYNEALQQAGVLITCDGLHPPSMGARVSFAGGKPLVTDGPFAEVKEVLGGYWMIDVASRDEAIAWASRCPAGPNEIIEIRQVQEMEDFPADVQAAARGFETMQGRA from the coding sequence ATGCGATTTATGATGCTGATGATTCCGAAGGGCTACGAGACCGCGGCGCCGGGCGAGATGCCCGAGGCCGATGCGGTCGCGGCGATGATGAAATACAACGAGGCGCTGCAGCAGGCCGGCGTGCTGATCACCTGCGATGGCCTGCATCCGCCGTCGATGGGCGCGCGCGTCAGCTTCGCCGGCGGCAAGCCGCTGGTCACCGACGGGCCGTTCGCCGAGGTCAAGGAAGTGCTCGGCGGCTACTGGATGATCGACGTCGCCTCGCGCGACGAGGCGATCGCCTGGGCCAGCCGCTGCCCGGCCGGTCCGAACGAGATCATCGAGATCCGTCAGGTCCAGGAGATGGAGGATTTCCCGGCCGATGTGCAGGCGGCGGCGAGAGGATTCGAGACCATGCAGGGCCGCGCCTGA
- a CDS encoding TetR/AcrR family transcriptional regulator produces the protein MSWRKEERRAERGYHHGNLKEALLQAALGLIAEKGPAGFTFADAARMAGVSPAAPYRHFRDREELLSNIAYRGFELFEQVLAKAWDDGRPDTLTAFKRVGSAYLAFARSEPAYYSAMFESGVPVDANPLLMTASERAFNVIRAAAERLAALTPPGVARPPALMMALHIWSMSHGIASLFARGDAARRKLPMAAEELLEAGVLIYLRGLGFPADLRSQPEKPAEPKRSGPWGAAPQ, from the coding sequence ATGAGCTGGCGCAAGGAAGAGCGCCGCGCCGAGCGCGGCTATCATCACGGCAATCTGAAGGAGGCGCTGCTGCAGGCGGCGCTCGGGCTGATCGCGGAGAAGGGGCCTGCCGGCTTCACCTTCGCCGATGCCGCGCGGATGGCCGGCGTCAGCCCGGCCGCGCCGTATAGGCACTTCCGCGATCGCGAGGAATTGCTCTCGAACATCGCCTACCGCGGCTTCGAACTGTTCGAGCAGGTGCTCGCCAAGGCCTGGGACGACGGCCGTCCCGACACGCTCACGGCGTTCAAGCGGGTCGGCTCGGCCTATCTCGCCTTCGCCCGCAGCGAGCCGGCCTACTACTCGGCGATGTTCGAATCCGGCGTTCCGGTCGACGCCAATCCGCTGCTGATGACGGCGTCGGAACGCGCCTTCAATGTGATTCGCGCCGCCGCCGAACGGCTCGCCGCGCTCACGCCGCCGGGAGTCGCGAGGCCGCCGGCGCTGATGATGGCGCTGCACATCTGGTCGATGTCGCACGGCATCGCCTCGCTGTTTGCCCGTGGCGATGCCGCGCGGCGCAAGCTGCCGATGGCCGCGGAAGAGCTGCTGGAAGCCGGCGTGCTGATCTATCTGCGCGGCCTGGGATTCCCGGCCGACCTTCGGTCACAGCCGGAAAAGCCTGCAGAACCAAAGCGTTCCGGACCGTGGGGCGCGGCCCCGCAATAG
- a CDS encoding DUF2852 domain-containing protein, with protein sequence MANAADYNRWGPTQQRYQPAPRSSWSPGWILLTVAGFIVWWPIGLALLFYTLWSRNMGCWDRGDRFSNKMERMQYKMERMRERMDRGGFGFGPPSSGNRAFDEYRSETLRRLEEEQVQFKDFLERLRHAKDKEEFDAFMAQHRTKPAASPDAPQQG encoded by the coding sequence ATGGCGAACGCCGCTGACTACAATCGATGGGGCCCGACCCAACAGCGCTATCAGCCCGCGCCGCGGTCGTCCTGGAGCCCGGGTTGGATCCTGCTGACGGTGGCCGGCTTCATCGTCTGGTGGCCGATCGGATTGGCACTTCTCTTCTACACACTCTGGAGCAGAAACATGGGTTGCTGGGATCGCGGTGATCGCTTCTCCAACAAGATGGAGCGGATGCAGTACAAGATGGAGCGGATGCGCGAGCGCATGGACCGCGGCGGCTTCGGCTTCGGCCCGCCGTCGAGCGGCAACCGCGCCTTCGACGAATATCGCAGCGAGACGCTGCGCCGGCTCGAGGAAGAGCAGGTCCAGTTCAAGGACTTCCTCGAGCGCCTGCGCCACGCCAAGGACAAGGAAGAGTTCGACGCCTTCATGGCGCAGCACCGCACCAAGCCGGCGGCGTCGCCCGACGCGCCGCAGCAGGGCTGA
- a CDS encoding carboxymuconolactone decarboxylase family protein: MKPRLNPAAAAPDAYKAMIALETTIKASGLEPSLIELVKMRASQINGCAFCLDMHSKDARAHGETEQRLYLLNAWRESPAYTDRERAALAWAEALTLVAQTHAPDADYELLTQHFSAAEQANLTILIGAINTWNRIAIGFRLIHPVAPALHAKAS; encoded by the coding sequence ATGAAGCCCCGCCTGAACCCCGCCGCCGCCGCGCCCGACGCCTACAAGGCGATGATCGCGCTCGAGACCACCATCAAGGCCAGCGGCCTCGAACCGAGCCTGATCGAACTGGTGAAGATGCGCGCCTCGCAGATCAACGGCTGCGCGTTCTGCCTCGATATGCACAGCAAGGACGCCCGCGCCCATGGCGAGACCGAGCAGCGGCTGTATCTGCTGAACGCCTGGCGCGAGTCGCCGGCGTATACGGATCGCGAGCGCGCCGCGCTGGCCTGGGCCGAAGCGCTGACGCTGGTCGCGCAGACCCACGCGCCGGATGCGGACTACGAACTGCTCACGCAGCATTTCAGCGCGGCCGAGCAGGCCAATCTCACCATCCTGATCGGCGCGATCAACACCTGGAATCGGATCGCGATCGGCTTCCGCCTGATCCATCCGGTCGCACCCGCCCTCCATGCCAAAGCCTCCTGA